A window of bacterium genomic DNA:
CCCCATTTCCTCATAGAGGTGAACGATAACTTCCGTATCGGTCTGCGTATAGAAACGATGACCGTTTTTTTCTAAAGACTTCCGTATTTCCTGGAAATTGTAAATTTCGCCATTATAAACCACCCAGATAGTTTTATCTTCGTTATGAATAGGTTGATGTCCGGTAACAAGGTCAATAATATTTAATCTTCTCATCCCCAAGCCAATGTTCTTCTCTACATAAATTCCTTCCTCATCAGGTCCTCGATGACGAATTACTTCACACATCTGGTGGACGATTTCCTGCTGAACTGTTTTTTCTCCCCAGGTCAAATAGCCACAAATTCCACACACCTTTTTTTATCCCCTCTCAAGATTTATTATTTTTTTAAGTAGATAGGTAGATTTGTTTTGAGATTCATAATAGGTTCTAATAATTATCTCCGCTAACAATCCTAACATACCCAATTGCACCCCGAGGATAAATAAGAAAACGGATAGGAGTAAAAGTGGATTTCTATGAACCCAGACACCATAGGCATATTTTTGAAAGATGACAACAGCACTTATCATTATTCCTGAAAAACATAACAGGATACCAAATCCACCAAAGGTATAGATAGGTTTGGTGCCATAAGAACCAAGAAATTTCAATGTCCAAAGGTCCAGAATAACCTTTATGGTTCTTGAAAGACCATATTTCGTCTTACCATAGCGTCTTGGATGATGAGTAACTACTATCTCACTTATTTTAGCTCCACCCCACCAGGCGGCATAAACCGGGATAAACCGATGCATTTCACCATAAAGCTTAATATCTTTTATTATATCTCTTTTATATGCCTTGAGTGTGCAACCATAATCATGGAGATGAACTCCAGTCACCATAGAAATTAACTTGTTAGCTAAAACAGAAGGAATTTTTCGTGTGATTAACTTATCCTGGCGATTCTTTCGCCAACCACTAACTACATCATATCCTTCATCTATTTTTTCAAGAAGTCGGGATATATCTTCCGGGTCATTCTGTCCATCAGCATCCATTAGGATTAAAATATCTCCTTGAGAATATTCAATTCCTGCTGATATAGCGGCTGTCTGACCAAAATTCTTGCGAAATTGAACAATCTTTACCCTTTTATCTGCTTTAGCCATCTCTGATAGAATTTCAAAACTACTATCCTTACTCCCATCATCGACATAAATTATTTCATAGGACTTATTTAGTTTAGTGAGGACATTGGTTATCTTGGAATGAAGTTTCGGTATATTCTCTTCTTCATTATAGACCGGAAGTATAATCGATAAATCCATAATGATTTTATTATATCATAAACCTTTCTAAAAAGCAACTATTTTT
This region includes:
- a CDS encoding glycosyltransferase family 2 protein — protein: MDLSIILPVYNEEENIPKLHSKITNVLTKLNKSYEIIYVDDGSKDSSFEILSEMAKADKRVKIVQFRKNFGQTAAISAGIEYSQGDILILMDADGQNDPEDISRLLEKIDEGYDVVSGWRKNRQDKLITRKIPSVLANKLISMVTGVHLHDYGCTLKAYKRDIIKDIKLYGEMHRFIPVYAAWWGGAKISEIVVTHHPRRYGKTKYGLSRTIKVILDLWTLKFLGSYGTKPIYTFGGFGILLCFSGIMISAVVIFQKYAYGVWVHRNPLLLLSVFLFILGVQLGMLGLLAEIIIRTYYESQNKSTYLLKKIINLERG